A window of the Henckelia pumila isolate YLH828 chromosome 3, ASM3356847v2, whole genome shotgun sequence genome harbors these coding sequences:
- the LOC140886109 gene encoding agamous-like MADS-box protein AGL29, giving the protein MAPPKGKRKYLGRRKIEMKLIADENARLITFSKRRNGLFKKATELSTLCAAKIAIIIFTQCNRAYSFGNPNVDYVTDLFSNQFPLPNPLSFDRGTNMQQLKERCDRINEELEAKKRKGKEIEEGLESFSSGALMEDLGALDFAALKEMKVKLERLRVQVARRIDGPELGSGEGSSSHFAGVRVSGLEEGNESPIPSDWLKLM; this is encoded by the coding sequence ATGGCCCCTCCAAAAGGGAAGAGGAAATATCTGGGACGAAGAAAAATCGAAATGAAATTGATAGCAGACGAGAATGCTCGCTTGATCACCTTCTCTAAACGCCGTAACGGCCTTTTCAAGAAGGCGACCGAGCTTTCTACGTTGTGCGCGGCCAAGATCGCCATAATCATCTTCACCCAGTGCAACAGAGCCTATTCTTTCGGAAACCCTAACGTGGACTATGTGACAGACCTTTTCTCGAACCAGTTTCCCCTGCCGAATCCGCTGAGTTTCGACCGTGGGACGAACATGCAGCAGTTGAAAGAGCGGTGCGATCGAATAAATGAGGAGCTGGAGGCCAAGAAAAGGAAGGGCAAGGAGATTGAAGAGGGTCTCGAGAGTTTTTCGAGCGGAGCTTTGATGGAGGATCTGGGCGCCCTCGATTTCGCTGCGCTGAAAGAGATGAAGGTCAAGCTGGAAAGGCTCCGAGTACAGGTGGCGCGGAGAATCGACGGGCCGGAGCTGGGATCCGGGGAGGGTTCGTCGAGTCATTTTGCTGGTGTTAGGGTTTCTGGTTTGGAGGAGGGAAATGAATCTCCAATTCCATCTGATTGGTTGAAATTAATGTGA